A single Neospora caninum Liverpool complete genome, chromosome VIIb DNA region contains:
- a CDS encoding KLLA0F18414p, related, with product MGKLSKDRRDIYYRRAKEEGYRARSAYKLLQLDDELHFLSPPSLSRSHREGRNKQRKEAGDWADARGETDTDPRNGDAEREAPSSREERSGDLSGVDLSSEAESEEGDEDEDVYPVRAVDLCAAPGSWSQVLRRRLWENYRRKLSRYEKRTSRLASQTACDGTQPSSPSSVAESLSPPAPPLIVAVDLQELAPIPGVYTLQADITHESTVKAILDFFAQQPADLVICDGAPDVTGMHDIDEFIQAQLLFAALKVACKVLKPGGVFVCKTFRGEQIPLVYLQLKTLFDAVRCCKPAASRNSSIEAFLVCRGFRPVPGGLEDEPAISVDVSLGDASEEERDVQGCLIPFLSCGDLAGYDADRNYPVDENHVFLPPTQPPVHPPYEQALQLKRGTA from the coding sequence ATGGGGAAACTGtcgaaagacagaagagacatcTACTATCGgcgagcgaaggaagaaggctaCCGCGCCCGCTCCGCCTACAAGCTTCTCCAACTCGACGACGAActccacttcctctctcctccgtctttgtCCCGTAGtcacagagagggaagaaacaagcaaagaaaagaagcgggCGACTGGGCAGACGCCAGAGGGGAAACCGACACAGATCctcgaaacggagacgccgaacgcGAGGCGCCCTCCAGCAGGGAGGAGCGAAGCGGCGATCTCTCTGGCGTCGACCTCagcagcgaagcagaaagcgaagaaggagatgaagacgaggatGTGTATCCAGTCAGAGCCGTCGATCTTTGCGCGGCGCCCGGGAGCTGGTCACAggttcttcgtcgtcgtttGTGGGAAAATTACCGTCGAAAGCTCTCCCGCTACGAAAAGCGAACTTCGCGCTTGGCGTCGCAAACGGCTTGCGACGGAACTCagccctcgtcgccttcttctgtcgcggagtctctgtctcctccggcACCGCCGTTGATCGTGGCGGTGGACCTCCAGGAGCTGGCGCCCATCCCGGGTGTCTATACACTGCAGGCAGACATCACGCACGAGTCGACGGTGAAGGCCATTCTGGATTTTTTCGCGCAGCAGCCTGCAGACCTTGTCATCTGCGACGGCGCGCCGGACGTGACGGGCATGCACGACATTGACGAATTCATTCAGGCGCAGCTGCTGTTTGCGGCGCTCAAAGTTGCGTGCAAAGTGCTGAAGCCTGGCGGCGTCTTTGTCTGCAAGACGTTCCGCGGCGAGCAGATTCCTCTGGTGTACCTACAGCTCAAGACGCTCTTCGACGCGGTGCGCTGCTGCAAACCTGCGGCCAGTCGCAACAGTAGCATCGAAGCCTTTCTCGTGTGCAGAGGTTTCCGCCCCGTCCCCGGAGGCCTCGAGGACGAACCGGCGATCTCTGTCGATGTGTCGCTTGGCGACGCCtccgaagaagaacgcgacgtTCAGGGCTGCTTGATTCCCTTCCTGTCCTGTGGAGACCTCGCCGGCTACGACGCAGATAGGAACTACCCGGTCGACGAAAACCacgtctttctcccgccCACGCAACCTCCAGTCCATCCGCCGTACGAACAGGCTCTCCAGCTGAAGCGCGGAACAGCCTGA